Part of the Virgibacillus necropolis genome, GGTACAAAATTTCAAGAAATGTTGGTGGTAATACCCAACATGCAAAATATCGATTAAAACAGGTGCAAGATAGCGTCTAAAGTGACAGCAAAAACGATAGATAGGGCTATATTGGGCTATATTTAACTGAATGTAAGAAAGTGTATCTTTTCTTACATTCATCTAATTAGCTTTTCTGGGATATTCTTTTCAGCTGGTATAATAATTGTAGATTCATACATTGAATGTACAATTATCAAAAACAAAGTGCAAACCATAATAGACTATTACACCATCTTCACAATCAAGCTTGGTCTCTTTATAACCTTATAGTTTAACACTTCTCCACTCCCGAAATTTTCTATAAACTTTTTATATACTGTTTAAATCTAAAAAAATGTATTTGCTTACTAGCTCTTCGAAAGTTCCATAATCCTTTATAGCAAAACATAAGTCATAGCATTTTTTATGTGTAATTGTATTTAATATATCCAAAATAACATAATCATTGACTACCACAAGATTAGAACATTTAGGACAATATAACTGTTTGTTACTCATTAAAAACCTCCATGGGTAGCAATGTTGAAACCTTTTCAGCCTATCCAAATATTGATTTCGTTCATAAATGGAATTGTTGTCTTTGATTACCTCCTATGACTTTCTTTCAAGTACTCGGTATATAGAGGCTTTGATTCGATTACAAAGGGATTGTTTCCTTCCGTTAACCCTTTGTTATCTCTGGACAGTTTTTCGAAGTACGTTAAATACGCATATAACTTTTGATAGTCCCTCATTGGTATCACCTCCGTATTGGTTGTCATGGTTAATTTTTTCATACATTATATATAACTTTATATTACACTAATAAGACTGTCTTACCTATTATAATGGAAAAAGTTAAATTTTTTACCAATAAAATGAAACGTTAAAACGTCTACTATATGAAAGGGGGCGCAAAATGAATGAAATGAGTTTCCAGCAATCAAATCGATCCAATAACTTAGAAGAATTTAAACAATTATACCGCGAACATAAGAAAGATGTGTTTGCGATGGCGCTATCCATACTTAGAGACTTTGAATTAGCTGAAGATGTGTTGCAGGAAGTGTATATCAAACTCTTCCAGTATAAAAAACAAAATGAGATTACAAATGTTAAAGCATGGCTTGTTTCCGTATCCAGAAATACTGCACTGGATCTGTACCGAAAGAAAAAGCGGGAATTAACAGGGTTCGATGATGGTTATTTTGAACGGTTGGAATATCTTTCGGAAGATCCACTGGACAAAATGGTGTTGGCAAAATACCTTGAGCTACTCGATAGCGGGGAAAGGCAGATTGTCATCTTAAAGGATATCTCAGGGATGAAGCACAAGGAAATCGCCAAAATTGTTGAAATGCCGCTTGGAACAGTCCTTTGGAAGTACCGTGTAGTTTTGAATAAACTTAGAAAAGCTTTGGAATAGGAGGAATTCTGATGGATAAAGATAAAATTCGAAAGCATTTGGACGATGCTATAGAAAAGCAAGTGCCGGACGTTTGGGATGAAGTTGAGAATAGGATACATAAAGCAGAAGAATCAGGCTATCGTGAAAAGATTGTTAATCCTAATAATGTTAGTCCACTAAAGAAAAAGAAAATACTTTACAAGCGGTTATCATTAGCTGCAGCAGCGTGTTTGATCTGTATTATGACATTAACATTTACACCCGTTTTAGCGGCTATCCAAGAGGTATATGATAAAATATTTACGAGCGAGCGTATTGATGATGCTGGTGTGAGAAAGGCACTTCACGCGGGCCTTGGTCAATCTCTTGATCAAACCTATTATGATAAAGAGTATGATATAACCGTACATTTTAAGAGCGTTCTAACTGATGCTAAAGAAACAAAGCTCTTATTAACCTATCAAAGTGATTCAACAAATTTAGAAAACTATTATATTGACCTTTTCGAAGGTGTTAGTTCGATACAATTGATTACGGAAGATGGACAAAGGCAGACACTGGATAATGTAGGTTGGGGCAGTGACTATTACAACAGTGAAGAAAATATAAAGGCAGAAGCACTATCTTTTGAGTCCATTAAAGAATATGAAGGACAGGAAATTCGGCTGGAAATTGAAGATCTAACTATATGGGATGAAGGTAAAGGAAGTGTACAAACAACCTGGCCACTTGAGTTCACGCTTGATGAATCCGCTACTTCAGACAGGGAAACAGTAGAAGTAAATAAAGAATTTACTTTTAAGAATGAAACATACACTATTAAGCATGTCGAGTATTCAGGATTAGAAACAAGGGTTGTAGTTACTGGATCTGACATTAAACCCTACATTGGCCCAGATGGAAACAAGTATCATAAGCGAAGTAAATTGGAAAGACTATTTTATAATGCAAGGAAAAATGATAAAGAACTTGGCTATATCGTTGACGAAGGTAAATCTGGTGTATTTTTGGAATCAGCTGGCGAGAGAGTTGTTCCTGTTTTTAGTAAAGGTGAAGTAGAGAGTTCCCTTAATGAGTATATTATGTTTTTCGCACCAGTTAAGGATCGCGAAGATACCATTCTTGAAGTTGGGGATGATAGTAGGATTCCGTTGACTGAGTAAGGACAGGAATGAACCATAACTTTGATTTGACAGAATGGTTACAATCAGACTTGCAAAAGAGATCCTCAAGAAGATTGCTTGAAAATCTGTCATATCGCATTACCCCTTTCTACGTAAAAGGGGTGATGCTTTAACAGGTTTACCTAATCGATATAATCTAATAAATGAACTACAAAATTCAATAACACGTTGTAAACAAAGTAACAACGACCTTGCTGTGATGTTTATGGATTTAGATCGATTCAATTATGTAAATGATTCAAAAGGACACCTTGCAGGGGATGATTTACTCAAACAAGATGGCAAAAGGTTAATTAAAAGTGTCCGAAACTAATTTTAGGATGTCATTTTACACGCTTGATCTGCTTCATCAATCATTAAAATTGAGGACTCTGATTCATGATCAAAGTGTCAAATTTGGATACTATAGATTCACACAATGGATTTATGTTGAAAGTCAATATGCTGATAAAAAACGCTACTTCAACTTTTATAATTTATCACTTACCCTCTATCACTTTTCACCAAAGACCTTTATAATAAGTAAGCGAAACTTATCAAAGAAAAGGTGTTTTATATGAGCTTACTAACAGTTAAAGATTTGACCCATGGCTTCGGTGATCGGGCTATTTTTGAAGACGTTTCTTTTCGTTTATTAAAGGGTGAACATATTGGGCTTATTGGTGCTAACGGTGAAGGTAAGTCCTCTTTCATGAATATTATTACGGGTAAATTAGGGCCTGATGCGGGAACGATAATGTGGTCTAAAAACGCACGAATCGGTTACTTAGACCAACATGCCGATCTAATGCAGGGCATGACAATGCGCGACGTACTCCGGACGGCTTTCAAATATCTATTTGATATAGAAACAGAAATGAACGTACTTTTTGCGAAAATGGGAGAAGTCGAGCCTGAGGAACTTGAAGTATTACTTGAAGAAACTGGTCGGCTTCAAGATGCCTTAACAAACAATGACTTTTACACCATCGATGCTAAGGTTGACGAAGTAGCCAATGGACTTGGTCTGGACGAAATTGGTTTAGAGCGTGATGTTCATGATTTGAGTGGTGGCCAACGCACGAAAGTCCTGCTTGCCAAACTACTTTTAGAGAAACCCGATATTTTGCTGCTCGATGAACCAACCAACTACCTTGATGTCGAGCATATCGAATGGTTAAAAAAATATTTACTAGATTACGAAAATGCATTCATTCTTATCTCACATGACATACCGTTTTTAAATAGCGTCGTAAATTTGATCTATCATATGGAGAACCAAGAGCTCACCCGTTACCCAGGGGATCATAATGAATTTCTTCGTGTTTATGATATGAAAAAACAACAACTTGAATCCGCTTTTAAGAAGCAACAAAAAGAAATCGCTAGTTTGAAAACCTTCGTTGCAAAAAATAAAGCGAATGCGGCAACGAGTAAAATGGCGACGTCACGTCAAAAGAAGCTTGATAAGATGGATGTCATCGAATTAGATTCAGAAAAACCAAAACCAACATTTCGTTTCAACGAAGCACGGACAGCTGGAAGGTATTTGTTCGAGACAAACGAACTCGTCATTGGATATGAAGAGCCACTATCAAGAAAACTTAATTTAGTCATGGAACGTGGCCAAAAGCTTGCATTATCAGGGGCGAATGGAATTGGAAAAACCACCCTTTTACGAAGTATTCTCGGAGAAATTAAGCCGGTTTCCGGTTCTGTCATGCTAGGTGAGCATCTTCATATCGGTTACTTTGAACAAGAACTAAAAGAAACAACCAACAGAACATGTATTGAAGAAATGTGGGATGAATTCCCTCACCTCACACAGCAGGAGGTTCGACGTTCCTTAGCCAAATGTGGACTCACCAAAAAGCATATTGAAAGCAAGGTTCACATATTGAGCGGAGGCGAGAAAGCAAAAGTTCGCCTTTGTAAATTGTTAAACAAAGAGACCAATCTACTCATACTCGATGAGCCAACCAACCACTTAGACGTTGACGCAAAAGCAGAACTCAAACTTGCGTTGAAAGATTATAATGGCAGTGTACTACTAATCTCACACGAGCCAGATTTTTATCAAGACATCGTCACAGACGTTTGGAACTGTGAGGATTGGACAACTAAAGTATTTTAACAAAAAGAGAAGGACTGCCCGTTAACTTGGGAAAGTCCTTCTCTTTTTGTATGATTAAAAGTAGCCTTACTATCCAAGCTTTCTAGCATGAATCTGGAAAAAAGCATTATCGAGTAAAAGCAGATACCGGAAGATTGTCACGATTTAAGGATTCCACGCCACCATTAACATGATGTCTTCCTATTGGTACCACAAAAGGAGAGCCTGAAATGGGATCTTTTATCACAGTGGATCGAAGTCCAAAAATACCTTTAATCAATGTACTTGTAATAACCGATGATGGATCGCCCTCTGCCACAAGCTTTCCTTGATGAAGAGCAAAAATATTGTCTGCATATCTCGCGGACAAATTGATATCATGAAGCACCATTACAATCGTTGTTCCGTATTTTCGGTTAAGGTCTGTGAGTAGGTCCAGAATTTCGACTTGATAGGTGATATCCAAAAAGGTTGTTGGTTCGTCGAGAAATAAAATATCGGTTTGTTGAGCCAGAGCCATAGCAATCCAAACACGCTGCCTCTGACCACCTGAAAGCTCGTCAATGTGATGATTGGCAAGCTCAGTAATATTCATAATTTCCATAGCTTCAGCAACAGCTTCATAATCCTTTTTTGTCCATCCGCTAAATAGCGATTGGTGTGGAAATCTTCCTCTTCCAACTAAGTCAGCGACAGATATTCCTTCCGGGACAATAGGAGATTGTGGAAGAAGTCCTAAAGTGCGAGCCAATTGTTTTGAAGGAATTTTGCTAAGCGGCTTATCATCAAGGGTGATTTTTCCAGATATAGGTTTGATAAGCCTTGCCAGTGTTTTAAGAAGCGTAGACTTTCCGCAGGCGTTTGCCCCAATAATAACGCTTATTTTATTACTGGGGATACTAAGGCTTATTCCTTGGATAACCGCTTTATTATCATAGCCTGCTACCGTTTGTTCGGCTTGAAAAACATGTGTCGGTTTCATTATAAATCTCCCTTTCGATTCATTCGAATTAGCAAGTAGATCAGATATGGTGCTCCAAGTATGCCAGTTACGATGCCAACAGGATATCTAACCTCAAAAGCAAATTGACCGATTAGATCTGACATCAAAACCAAATTCACGCCAACAAGACCCGCTGGAATTACGCTTGAAAGGCCAACTCCGACTAGTCTTTTCGCGATTGGTCCTGAAAGAAAAGCAACAAAGGCGATTGGACCCGTAGTAGCTGTAGCCAGAGCAATCATGCAGACGGAACTTAAAATAAGTGCAATTCTTGTCTTGCCCGTGTTGATCCCGAGAGAAGTGGCCGAATGTTCTCCTAGCTCCAATATACCTAGATGTTTTCTTAGCACTATAACGATAGGAGCAAAGATCAAAACCGTTATAACAAGAGGCGGAAGCTCGTGCATTTGAGAGCCATTGAGACTGCCACTGAGCCATCTGATTGCTGCTGGGAGATCTTGTTGTGCACCAACCAGTAGAAGGTACGATACCACGGCGTTAAGCATGGCCTGTATACCTATTCCAATAAGGATTATACGACCGACTGAAAAGGAACTCCCTCTGGATAATATATAAATTAATGTGACTGTAGCAAGGCCAGCAATCACCGAAGCAATGGAAATAACTGCATTGCTTGTATGTAGGACGATTATGCAAAAAACAGCCGCTACGCTCGAGCCGGAGGTAATACCGATTATATCCGGGCTAGCAAGGGGGTTACG contains:
- a CDS encoding ABC-F family ATP-binding cassette domain-containing protein — translated: MSLLTVKDLTHGFGDRAIFEDVSFRLLKGEHIGLIGANGEGKSSFMNIITGKLGPDAGTIMWSKNARIGYLDQHADLMQGMTMRDVLRTAFKYLFDIETEMNVLFAKMGEVEPEELEVLLEETGRLQDALTNNDFYTIDAKVDEVANGLGLDEIGLERDVHDLSGGQRTKVLLAKLLLEKPDILLLDEPTNYLDVEHIEWLKKYLLDYENAFILISHDIPFLNSVVNLIYHMENQELTRYPGDHNEFLRVYDMKKQQLESAFKKQQKEIASLKTFVAKNKANAATSKMATSRQKKLDKMDVIELDSEKPKPTFRFNEARTAGRYLFETNELVIGYEEPLSRKLNLVMERGQKLALSGANGIGKTTLLRSILGEIKPVSGSVMLGEHLHIGYFEQELKETTNRTCIEEMWDEFPHLTQQEVRRSLAKCGLTKKHIESKVHILSGGEKAKVRLCKLLNKETNLLILDEPTNHLDVDAKAELKLALKDYNGSVLLISHEPDFYQDIVTDVWNCEDWTTKVF
- a CDS encoding diguanylate cyclase domain-containing protein, with the translated sequence MTRCKQSNNDLAVMFMDLDRFNYVNDSKGHLAGDDLLKQDGKRLIKSVRN
- a CDS encoding RNA polymerase sigma factor → MNEMSFQQSNRSNNLEEFKQLYREHKKDVFAMALSILRDFELAEDVLQEVYIKLFQYKKQNEITNVKAWLVSVSRNTALDLYRKKKRELTGFDDGYFERLEYLSEDPLDKMVLAKYLELLDSGERQIVILKDISGMKHKEIAKIVEMPLGTVLWKYRVVLNKLRKALE
- a CDS encoding DUF4179 domain-containing protein yields the protein MDKDKIRKHLDDAIEKQVPDVWDEVENRIHKAEESGYREKIVNPNNVSPLKKKKILYKRLSLAAAACLICIMTLTFTPVLAAIQEVYDKIFTSERIDDAGVRKALHAGLGQSLDQTYYDKEYDITVHFKSVLTDAKETKLLLTYQSDSTNLENYYIDLFEGVSSIQLITEDGQRQTLDNVGWGSDYYNSEENIKAEALSFESIKEYEGQEIRLEIEDLTIWDEGKGSVQTTWPLEFTLDESATSDRETVEVNKEFTFKNETYTIKHVEYSGLETRVVVTGSDIKPYIGPDGNKYHKRSKLERLFYNARKNDKELGYIVDEGKSGVFLESAGERVVPVFSKGEVESSLNEYIMFFAPVKDREDTILEVGDDSRIPLTE
- a CDS encoding FecCD family ABC transporter permease, coding for MKNKSVEFIMAGRRQRHRRWILVTSLLATLSIILCSAMLLMGNTIYSVEDVIRVLLGEQVEGVSFAVNTIRLPRMLAGLFAGFAFGLAGNTFQTMLRNPLASPDIIGITSGSSVAAVFCIIVLHTSNAVISIASVIAGLATVTLIYILSRGSSFSVGRIILIGIGIQAMLNAVVSYLLLVGAQQDLPAAIRWLSGSLNGSQMHELPPLVITVLIFAPIVIVLRKHLGILELGEHSATSLGINTGKTRIALILSSVCMIALATATTGPIAFVAFLSGPIAKRLVGVGLSSVIPAGLVGVNLVLMSDLIGQFAFEVRYPVGIVTGILGAPYLIYLLIRMNRKGDL
- a CDS encoding ABC transporter ATP-binding protein yields the protein MKPTHVFQAEQTVAGYDNKAVIQGISLSIPSNKISVIIGANACGKSTLLKTLARLIKPISGKITLDDKPLSKIPSKQLARTLGLLPQSPIVPEGISVADLVGRGRFPHQSLFSGWTKKDYEAVAEAMEIMNITELANHHIDELSGGQRQRVWIAMALAQQTDILFLDEPTTFLDITYQVEILDLLTDLNRKYGTTIVMVLHDINLSARYADNIFALHQGKLVAEGDPSSVITSTLIKGIFGLRSTVIKDPISGSPFVVPIGRHHVNGGVESLNRDNLPVSAFTR